The Gossypium hirsutum isolate 1008001.06 chromosome D02, Gossypium_hirsutum_v2.1, whole genome shotgun sequence region AACAATGGACTCTGCCATCCATTCTCCAACCGgtttattaatttcaattaagATTGTTTCGACTAATTTTCTTATGCGACTGTACACCGTGCAATGGATAAGGGGAACATAAGAAGCAGTGTTAGTATCCTTTGACTGGATTGGAAGCGTGCACTATTTGATATTGTTGTACTAAGGTTTGAATTTTGGAAGGAAAGAGACAAATGTATTGTTGATGAAATACAAGGAAATGCATGCTTTGAGTTTCAAATGGACCAATCTCTCTTACCTTGATGATTTGTTGGTATTATCAAGCAAACTCTGTCTGAAGAAAAGCCACCTTCAACAATCCCTCATCTCTTTTCACCCTCAAACTTTGTGATTCAACTACATAATTTTACCATcaccaaatttcataatttaatatttaagacaAGTTTTGCAAGCAATTATATTATACCAATGTAAATGAATACATTTTAATGCCTCGAGGGAAAaacttatttattatatatattataatagttagacataaaataaggaataattagtacaattttaaactaaaaattaaaaatacgagtaataatttttgtaaaatataaaaCCTATTCAAAAGAAGCAAAAATATTTCATTCTCTTTGCTAGAAATATATAAGTCATGAGAGTAATTAAATtttaccaattaaattaatttattgttaacGCATAACTATACTACAAAACAAAAATAAGGATTATCTAACCCATAGCCCCTGGTTTTGCTCAACACAAAATTCAGTGTGCTTTTTTAAGTTATAAGGCTTTTATGTGCgccattaattatataaatagaatTAGTTATATAGGAGCCTTCTTACTTTGTTGTTCAATGACTGTAATGTTTCTACAGGATGGTAATTGTTAACTTCCCCTTcctaaacaaacaaaaaaaaaagatatctaatataaaatcagctgtttataaaattaataaaaactcttaaaaaagtttaggtagatgttttattttattttagtatttcttCTAGATGTATTTTGCATTGTTTCAACCAATCTGATATCCAAATTAAATATCATATGCTTCAATAAATATATGACAtatgtattttaataaaaaaatataggtagataaaagaaaaactcaaatactaaattcaatcaaaaagaaaattagaaaaattccGTCCaacttaaaaaggtaaaatatacAAGTACAAAAAAAATAACGGTATAATCGGAACACACTCATGTGTAGATTTGAAAAAGACGATAATATCCTTAACGTGACCAAATCAACCCTAATCTTCTCCCAATTCCTAAACTTTTACTCCCAAATCATTCACCAAAACGAATTGAAGAAGATTACTTTCTTCTCTTTAGATCTTTCCACTAACCTTCTTCAAATCTATTTAAGGTCAGCTAAAAATCATTCTATGAGAAAAGATTTCGATTTTCTTTTTGCTAAATGATTGGTCATTAGCTTTATCTTTTTCATCTTTATTTCCcctgttttttctttttggttgaaAGTTCCTTTCTTTGGACGtaattttgttttggttttgttgTTATTGGCATGGAAGTCTTAATAACGGGaaaaggttagaatgatttccttatttcaatttttctttacattttcaaaagttgTTCTTTTTCTTGGTGCTTGAAAGTAGCTATTAAAGTGGCGTGGtagtttttttctcttattttctttctggATTTTCCTCTTGTAAACTTTCGTAGAGTGAATTTGAGCTCAAAAGGATACAtgcgaaataaaataaaataaaaattattatttgaaattatgaGGACAATTTCCATTGTAATCACTGTTGTAAAATGTAAGCTGTTCAAAAGTTTGAGTTTTTACATTATATAAGCATTTTATTTTGGTAGATGAGTTGAGAGCCTGGTTTTAATAGATTATTACTAGTATTTGTTCCTTGTTTAGAAGTAAATTGCTGCTTGCAAATATGAAGATTGGGTGTTTAGCAATTAGCTTTTATCTTTAGGAAGGATGGCATAGGTTCGTTTATTCAGTTAAGATAGTAATATGAAGTATATCTAGGATACTCCTGTGTCTCCTAGCAATACAGTTATACTATTATGCATGTTTTCAATGAATTAGGTATTGCTTATTTCATGCTTTGGTTGTTTGTACATATGGTCAGATGTGAACCATTTGAATCATATCTTCTCAATTTTCacttttcatgaaatttcattttaAGCAGTTGACGGTATTCGTATACTTCTGTTAatgtcaaattttcattttgttatgGTTATTCTTCACAGTGCTCATGTGGAGCTCTCTGAATGGTTTGTTCGTTGGCTTCAAAATTGTTGGCCCTCTTAACTTCTTTACCTGACTGAAAAAAGTTAGCTCTCTTGCCTTCTTGGGTAAGACAATGGTAAGTTGGTCATTACATGGAATGAAATCATAATTTGTATTGGTTGCCCCATGGAAGACCACACTTTTGTTGTTGGTCAGGAGTTCCCTGATGTCAAGGCTTTCCGTAACGCTATTAAGGAAGCTGCCATTGCACAGCACTTTGAGCTGCGTATTGTAAAGAGTGACCTTATCCGTTACTTTGATAAGTGCACCACAGAAGGATGTCCATGGCGTATTCGTGCAGTTAAGCTTCCCAATGCTCCGACTTTCACAATTAGAAGTCTTGAAGGAACACATACTTGTGGGAAAAATGCACAAAATGGGCACCATCAAGCTTCTGTGGATTGGATTGTGAGTTTTATAGAGGAACGACTACGGGATAACATCAATTACAAACCAAAGGATATATTGCATGACATTCATAAACAATATGGGATCATCATACAATACAAGCAAGCTTGGCGTGCAAAGGAACGGGGACTTGCTGCTATTTATGGCTCTTCAGAAGAAGGATACTGCATGCTTCCCACATTTTGTGagcaaataaagaaaacaaacccTGGAAGTATTGCAGAGGTATTCACCACTGGTGCAGATAACCGTTTCCAGCGGCTGTTTATTTCCTTTCATGCATCCATATGTGGATTCTTGAGTGGATGCTTGCCTATTGTTGGGCTTGGTGGAATCCAGCTTAAAAGCAAATACCTCGGTACTTTGCTTTCAGCAACTGCTTTTGATGCTGATGGTGGTTTATTTCCTCTTGCATTTGGCATTGTTGATACAGAAAACGATGATAGCTGGATCTGGTTCTTATCAGAGTTGCATAAGGCTTTGGAGATGAATTCTGAGAAAATGCCATAGCTCACATTTCTATCAGATGGTCAAAAAGGCACTTTAGATGCAGTAAGGAGAAAGTTCCCAAattcttgtcatgccttttgcATGCGCTATCTTAGTGAAAGCATTAGCAAAGAGTTAAAGAACTCAAGGCTTGTCCATCTTCTCTGGAAAGCTGCATATGCTACAACTACGACTGCTTTTAAAGAGAAAATGGCTGAAATAGAGGAGGCTTCTCCTGAAGCTGCAAAGTGGATACAACAATTTCCTCCTTCCCGCTGGGCATTGTTGTATTTCGAAGGGACACGTTATGGGCACCTCTCATCAAACATTGAGGATCGGTGGATTCTTGATGCTCGAGAGTTACCCATAATACAGGTGGTTGAGCAAATTCACAACAAATTGATGTCTGGAGTTTGAGGACCATCGAACTAGAAGTCATTCTTGGTTTTCTGTACTAGCCCCTAGTGCTGAGACACGCATGCGAGAAGTTATCAGCCGTGCATCAACATATCAAGTTCTGCGGTCAGATGAAGTAGAATTTGAGGTTATATCGGCTGAACGATCAGACATTGTGAATATTGGGAAACACTCTTGTTCATGTCGTGATTGGCAACTTTATGGAATACCTTGTGCACATGCTGCGGCAGCAATCATGTCATGCCGAAAAGATGTATATGCTTTCGCAGAGAAATGCTTTACAGTTGCCAGTTATTGTGAGGCATATTCAGAAGAGATATACCCCATTCCTCAGAAGATTGACTGGAACAAGTTCGGTGAGGCGCCTAGTACTTTGAATGAGGATGCTCAAGTTGTGCGACCGCCCAAGTTTCGCCGGCAACCAGGACGCCCTGAAAAGAAACGGATATGCGTAGAGGAGCTTAATCGTGAGAAACACAGGGTGCATTGTAGCAGATGTAACCAGACTGGTCACTATAAAACAACTTGCAAAGCAGATATTATGAAGGGTATTGAGCAGTTCGAGCCTTGTAGGATCTAATTTTATGCTTAAGTAGATTGTAGATTATGAACATGGTACTAGGGTGGCCATATTTAATCCTACACCCAATGTGAAATAGGAAATCTCCATTTTATCTCCCTCagaatgtatgtatgtatgtatgtataactgGATTCAAGTTCCTATGGCTCTGGCTTTAGTTTTGCAACTTTTGCTCTTGATGAGAAATTCAGTCGGGCCTTTTATTGCACTCAAATACATCCAGTAGAATGTGTCTTCCGGATCCTTGTTgaatttattaacaaaatttaaattttttttatatattttgaactatCACCACTGCATATTAAAAGatgaaagattaaaaataaaaatatgaagctAAAGGGTTAAAAAAAGCTTTTAGCGAAAAGCcaattgagtttttatggaaaaaaaaacaaCCAATTGACCTTTTTTTTTAACCAAAACTGTCAATTAACTGACAAAAGTCACCAAAAATTGCTACGTTTCATTACGTGAAGTAGGCAGTGGCTGGAAGAGTAAAGCATGGGAGTAGCTCTTGAAACTTTTTGTTGAGTTGTAGGTCAAATTTGTATTTCCTTGTACTGTACAGCCACCTAATCCTATATTTTAAGAAGTTGCAGACGGAGATGGAGGTGAAGAAGAGGTGGTGGGTTTAAACTGTAATTGATAGATATGAATATGAATCCCCTGCTTCAAGAGCTACTCTCTTCCCTTGTTTCATTACAAGTTTGCTCATCCTAATCATCACTTGCACTGCACCGCGGGTCATGGCTCCAAATTTTGTTGTTTGCATCATCAATCACGGGAGTTGTCCTGGGTCATTGATGGATCTTGTTTGCAGAGCAGGAGCTCCAAAATCACTCATAAATATACTTATTTGCCAAAATACTATCCCTCCATAATTTTGTATATATTGGTATCTTTCAAAATCAAAATGGATGAAAACCAGAGGAAAAATGAGGGTAATGAATGATTGCCTGCAACTAAATACAAAAATCCTACGGTACAAAACAGATGAAGATAGGTACAAAAGATGATCATGCTTTCATTAGTTTTTAAGGAGATTTACtatacaaccttagaaaatagaAACCCAATTATCCGCTGCCTTCGAAATGTAGGGACGGACTAATAACAAAGAAAACCAGTAGAAAGTTACTACTACaagcttaaatattaaatattcgaGATCCATTGTGCCaatttgatattaaaaaaatagaaactttGAAATTATAAATGAACAAAGCATACCAGATCAAAttagatttaaattaaaaaaaaatatcattggCTTACTGTACAAATGCAATAAATATCTAATATTCCAGTTAGTACTGCAAGTAAGAAGAcaacaaatattataaaaacataaatgaaaGCATAAGTTGTTCAATATCAAAATTTAAGAATCACTACCAAAACACTACATTACATAAAAAACATAACTTTCGGGGGTAGAATTCAACAAATCCACTTAAAAATCACTATCCAAAAccctaattatatattaaaaaaaaacaaagtagaATTCGTCAAAACTACTTCAATAACTCGAAACTAAATGCAGACTTTACCTTTAGCTGGCTGCAATGAATAAAACCCTaggggaaaaggaaaaaaattgtaaaagcaAAAAACATAAGAAGAATAAAAGGAGGAGCGGGTTTGGTATTATGAGCCACTTGCATGCCTAAAACGCTACTGAGTTATAGTTGAGTAGTAACGGGTTTGctcttacaattttaattttgCTCTTACTTGAAAGAGATTGACGGGTAGTATTcattgaatgataatgatttaatattttaaatatatataattaattatctaaTATTTGAATAATAATGATTCAAATGCCTCATAGAACACATCCTATGACAACTCTGGTAGTATTCATTGGCTTCAATGTTCATTGTTGTGTTGGTCTCCGTCATTACTCCTAAAATTTTATGCTGGTTAAAATATTTTACAGTTTTAAGAATAGTAAATTAAAgttcaaatataatttaaatctAGAAATTTCGTTATTAAAAATTGTAATCAAAAGTTTAAGATTTgagaataaaaatattgaaaatcgtCATAACTTGTtcataatttttaagttttctaatttatGTAAGTTGTTACTTCGagagtttttttcttttaaggtaGAACTCAATTTAACTAGAAAAACATATTATTAGAGATATCATATTTTGTTCAACATAAATCGTTGAAGTCCATTCGAAATTGGACTTGAATGAAAAATAATAGATGATTTTAAAAAGCCTTAAATGTAGTTACCCATGTTAAAAGCTTTAAGTTTGTGTTTTTGAGTTAATGTTTTCGAGTTGGAGTTTAGAGTCAATTCAGACTTTCACTTTCACCTATAATTGAACATGTATGATAATTCTACAATATATGGGTATCAGTTCCTTGGGAACACTGGGCTGAGTCCTAGGAAAAGGAAACAATTTAAATGAAAAAGCGGGcccaaataatgaaaaaaatcgGTCCGAATAACAGGAaacaaaagacaaaattaaaaaacAGGAAACCTAATACCTGGTCTCCCCTAAATTGTTGCCTTTTTCACATCTCTGTACCAGCAGTCCAATCGATAGCCAGTTTAAAAAAATCTTCCATTTCCTGCTATCTCCTTTCTTTGCAAACCTTCCATGAAAACCTCTTCAATCTGGGTGCCTCGGCCATCTTTCCTCTTGTTCGCGTCGATTGTAGACTATAACTGCTCCCTCCAGGTACTGTTCTTCTCCCCTTTTTAATGCTTCTTTCGCGAGTTCGTGGGCACAACCATTTCCTGATCTTTGAACAAACTGGAAATTGATTTCTTGAAAATGGTCTTTTTTGCTTTGAATGTCTCTAATAATTGCCCCAATAACTGATTTATCTGACGCTGTTGATTTACATTTTTGAATTACCATTCTTGAATCCCCTACAATTTCTATTGAGTTAAAACCCATTGAAATTCCTAATTTAACGGCTTGTAAACCTGCATGTGCCTCTGACATGAACGGGGACAACATTGCGGTGTGTAGGACTGTCATCGAGGCTAAAATCTCGCCCATCAATCCCCGAGCCACCAGACCCGAAGCCGATTTGGAAAATCTTCCGTCGAAAGCTGCGTCAAAATAAATTGCTACCCTTGTGTTCCCTTCATGTTGTCTTTGCCTTCTATCAACATCTGAGGTAAGCGTTCTTTCCTCCAGCCCATTTAACTCTGCCATGTAACTTTGAATTCGTTTCGATAAATCCCTTCCTGTCGTGGTTTTCCCCTCGTGTATTAACTGATTTCTTGAACTCCAGATTGTCCATGATGAATAAGATTAGCAGTCAGAACTGCATGATGAATAAATCTACTTAATTCATAGGCCGTCTACATTTGCACAAGCAGCCAAACTTAAGAGGGGAGCTCCTGCCAAGGAGAAGGAACTTACAAATTGAGCCCACTTTCCTTTTTAAGCCATTGGTTAGTGACTTCGGTTTATATCGTATTAGTTTGCATGAATTTGATTCTTTGAACAATCTTCATGTGGTGTTTTgggtttaattcaaaattttccgaATCATTAATGGTTGATGTGGAAATTTGATTAGGACAATGTGAAAAAGTTATGC contains the following coding sequences:
- the LOC121214887 gene encoding uncharacterized protein, coding for MEDHTFVVGQEFPDVKAFRNAIKEAAIAQHFELRIVKSDLIRYFDKCTTEGCPWRIRAVKLPNAPTFTIRSLEGTHTCGKNAQNGHHQASVDWIVSFIEERLRDNINYKPKDILHDIHKQYGIIIQYKQAWRAKERGLAAIYGSSEEGYCMLPTFCEQIKKTNPGSIAEVFTTGADNRFQRLFISFHASICGFLSGCLPIVGLGGIQLKSKYLGTLLSATAFDADGGLFPLAFGIVDTENDDSWIWFLSELHKALEMNSEKMP
- the LOC107960818 gene encoding uncharacterized protein; translation: MAELNGLEERTLTSDVDRRQRQHEGNTRVAIYFDAAFDGRFSKSASGLVARGLMGEILASMTVLHTAMLSPFMSEAHAGLQAVKLGISMGFNSIEIVGDSRMVIQKCKSTASDKSVIGAIIRDIQSKKDHFQEINFQFVQRSGNGCAHELAKEALKRGEEQYLEGAVIVYNRREQEERWPRHPD